From a single Maylandia zebra isolate NMK-2024a linkage group LG3, Mzebra_GT3a, whole genome shotgun sequence genomic region:
- the LOC101482527 gene encoding H-2 class II histocompatibility antigen, A-U alpha chain has translation MMIKMKVWVLLLVLSSVLCVSADGLYEMNSISGCSDTVGEDVLILDDEVVWYADFNKQKGVDSLPAFADHPHWQEGMYEEAVANQQICRQNLKVARSAMKDFPKELDAPDSVEIYTIVNVEIGVQNTLICHVTGFYPAPVNVTWSKNTKKVVEGTSITVPLSNKDGSFSQTSKLDFVPKGGDLYACTVEHVALTQPITKIYEVEDVESILGPAIFCGVGLTVGVLGVAAGIYLFIRGRK, from the exons GTCTCTACGAGATGAACTCCATCAGCGGCTGTTCAGACACTGTTGGAGAGGATGTGCTGATACTGGATGATGAGGTGGTCTGGTACGCAGACTTCAACAAACAGAAAGGTGTTGATTCTCTGCCAGCCTTTGCAGATCATCCACACTGGCAGGAAGGAATGTATGAAGAAGCTGTGGCTAATCAACAGATCTGCAGACAAAACCTGAAGGTGGCTCGTTCAGCTATGAAGGACTTCCCCAAAGAACTCG ATGCTCCTGACAGTGTGGAAATCTACACTATAGTAAATGTGGAGATTGGAGTCCAGAACACTCTGATCTGTCATGTGACTGGTTTCTATCCTGCTCCCGTTAACGTCACCTGGAGCAAGAACACGAAGAAAGTGGTTGAAGGAACCAGCATCACTGTTCCCTTATCCAACAAGGATGGTTCCTTCAGCCAGACGTCCAAACTGGACTTTGTTCCAAAGGGAGGAGATTTGTACGCCTGCACAGTGGAACATGTGGCCCTGACCCAACCAATTACCAAAATCTATG aGGTGGAGGACGTTGAATCCATTCTGGGACCTGCAATATTTTGTGGAGTGGGTCTGACTGTCGGTGTCCTCGGCGTGGCAGCAGGAATCTATCTCTTCATCCGAGGAAGAAAGTGA